A single window of Halobacillus naozhouensis DNA harbors:
- a CDS encoding flagellar basal body rod protein, with protein sequence MKKFLLFIAGLVALGILLANLGPMVLLGVSVWLLYVVFKQFMKSDSTFGKIAWIALGLVILSIAVSNIFAVIGLAAAYVLYVIYKKMTKRKDDTVIESSSTSDPFTNFERQWAELNK encoded by the coding sequence ATGAAAAAGTTTTTGCTGTTTATTGCAGGACTGGTGGCGCTAGGCATTCTGCTGGCTAATCTTGGTCCAATGGTTCTATTAGGGGTCAGTGTCTGGCTTCTGTATGTTGTGTTCAAGCAATTCATGAAGTCTGACTCAACATTCGGCAAAATTGCCTGGATTGCGCTTGGATTAGTGATCCTGAGCATAGCTGTTTCCAATATCTTTGCCGTTATTGGACTAGCTGCTGCTTATGTTCTTTACGTTATTTACAAGAAAATGACAAAGCGTAAGGACGATACAGTCATAGAATCAAGCAGTACTTCTGACCCGTTTACGAACTTTGAAAGACAGTGGGCAGAGTTAAACAAATAA
- a CDS encoding M24 family metallopeptidase — MEHRLDNFSNYLKENQIDMAFLNSTENVFYLTGFHTDPHERLLGLLVFAEADPIVVLPGMEAGQIRDAGWTHEVIGYADHEDPWMMMADKMKQNGISRVKTVGFEKQVLSYGRSESLLSLFDDLSVVDVEGQLNEMRLVKDEQEISIMREAAELADYGVKVGTESLEEDITEMEVLATIEYELKKKGVAEMSFSTMVLFGEKSGQPHGNPGNRRLKAGDFVLFDLGVVWKGYTSDITRTFAYKSVSDEKRAIYEKVKEALEASLSISKPGTRIGDLDQTARDIITEAGYGDLFPHRIGHGLGINVHEFPSMSHLNDGVLKEGMTYTIEPGIYDPAIGGVRLEDDVLVTANGYETLTKTPKDLRIIE, encoded by the coding sequence ATGGAACATAGATTGGATAATTTTTCGAATTACTTAAAAGAGAATCAGATTGATATGGCGTTTTTAAATTCTACGGAGAACGTCTTCTATCTGACGGGCTTTCACACAGACCCGCATGAACGTTTGTTAGGACTGCTAGTTTTCGCAGAAGCGGATCCGATCGTTGTGCTTCCTGGCATGGAAGCGGGCCAAATTCGTGATGCAGGCTGGACGCACGAGGTAATTGGTTATGCGGATCATGAGGATCCTTGGATGATGATGGCAGATAAGATGAAACAGAATGGGATTTCTCGGGTGAAGACAGTTGGATTTGAGAAACAAGTTCTTTCTTATGGACGCAGTGAATCGCTGCTATCTCTGTTTGATGACTTGTCGGTAGTTGATGTGGAAGGACAGCTCAACGAGATGCGTTTAGTAAAGGATGAGCAAGAAATCAGCATTATGCGTGAAGCTGCTGAACTTGCTGACTACGGAGTCAAGGTTGGAACTGAATCCCTTGAGGAAGACATTACTGAAATGGAAGTTCTTGCAACGATTGAGTATGAACTCAAGAAGAAGGGTGTTGCTGAAATGTCTTTCTCCACCATGGTTTTATTCGGTGAGAAGTCCGGTCAGCCTCATGGGAATCCTGGTAACCGCCGTCTAAAAGCAGGAGATTTCGTGTTATTTGATCTAGGTGTCGTCTGGAAAGGGTATACATCAGATATTACTCGAACCTTTGCGTATAAGTCTGTTTCCGACGAAAAGAGGGCTATTTATGAAAAAGTGAAAGAGGCACTTGAAGCTTCTCTTTCTATCAGCAAACCAGGAACTCGAATCGGGGATCTAGACCAAACTGCAAGAGATATTATTACAGAAGCCGGATATGGTGATCTTTTCCCACACCGGATTGGACACGGCCTGGGTATCAACGTTCATGAATTTCCTTCCATGAGCCATTTGAATGATGGAGTGTTAAAAGAGGGGATGACTTATACAATTGAACCTGGGATTTACGATCCAGCAATCGGGGGAGTCCGCTTAGAGGATGATGTCCTGGTTACGGCCAACGGTTATGAAACATTAACAAAAACTCCAAAGGACCTTCGTATTATCGAATAG
- a CDS encoding DUF6376 family protein — MRKLFILPLLLIALSGCSLIEEATNGVQYTEDVTQFIADAEEFSNDLPQLIEQAQSDVTAFADVEQRLQEFQTEIEEVQALNPPELAESIHNDLMEYTNQLESGIEEMIQAAQEQVINIEALENSDLFKAIRDIQQIQQNLNQLGE; from the coding sequence GTGAGAAAACTGTTTATACTTCCATTGTTATTAATCGCATTAAGTGGGTGCAGCCTGATTGAGGAAGCAACAAATGGAGTGCAATATACAGAAGATGTGACACAATTTATAGCTGATGCGGAGGAGTTTTCTAACGATTTGCCGCAATTAATTGAGCAGGCGCAAAGTGATGTTACGGCTTTTGCTGATGTGGAACAACGTCTTCAAGAGTTTCAAACTGAGATAGAGGAAGTACAGGCCTTGAATCCGCCAGAGCTTGCGGAGAGTATTCATAATGATCTCATGGAGTACACAAACCAGCTCGAATCAGGAATAGAAGAGATGATTCAGGCTGCTCAAGAACAAGTGATCAACATTGAGGCATTAGAGAATTCCGACCTATTTAAAGCGATTAGGGACATCCAGCAAATCCAACAAAACCTTAACCAGCTAGGTGAATAG
- a CDS encoding PQQ-dependent sugar dehydrogenase translates to MRILLSCLLMLLFVIGCQPESEQSKQGEKPSEVTDGVEEVVTNLQSPWDIEEHKGTFFITERKGQIVSWSEEQGLNRVKVETKQDIAQIGEGGLLGFKLAPHFSESNQAFAYHTYKEDGQNKNRIIIIEYKNDQWSETDVILEGIPGANFHNGGRIEIGPDQKLYVTTGDSLDSELAQDKASLAGKILRINLDGSVPEDNPFEGSYVYSYGHRNPQGLAWDEEGQLYASEHGPDHHDEVNVINPGGNYGWPKIVGGEKAEGMQLPIYQTGQSTWAPSGIAVFNEKLYIASLRGTAMRTLSLNGQNPAVAADGYGRIRDVEKVGGSLYFITNNTDGRGNPDEEDDRLLRLVP, encoded by the coding sequence ATGAGAATTCTTCTATCTTGTCTTTTGATGCTGTTGTTTGTGATAGGATGTCAACCAGAAAGTGAACAATCGAAACAAGGAGAGAAGCCATCTGAAGTTACTGATGGGGTTGAAGAAGTCGTAACAAACCTGCAATCACCGTGGGACATTGAGGAACATAAGGGTACTTTTTTTATCACGGAACGTAAAGGTCAGATCGTTTCATGGTCAGAGGAACAAGGCTTGAACAGAGTTAAAGTTGAGACGAAACAGGATATTGCCCAGATCGGTGAAGGCGGCTTGCTTGGCTTTAAGCTGGCCCCTCATTTCAGTGAGAGCAATCAGGCATTCGCCTATCATACTTATAAAGAGGATGGTCAAAATAAAAATCGAATTATTATAATCGAATATAAGAATGATCAATGGTCGGAAACGGATGTCATCTTAGAAGGCATACCAGGTGCTAATTTTCACAACGGTGGCCGGATTGAAATAGGGCCGGATCAAAAGCTTTATGTTACAACAGGGGATTCGTTGGACAGTGAACTCGCTCAGGACAAGGCTAGTTTAGCCGGTAAAATATTACGTATAAACTTGGATGGATCAGTTCCGGAAGATAATCCCTTCGAAGGTTCTTATGTGTATAGCTATGGGCATCGAAATCCGCAAGGGCTGGCATGGGATGAGGAAGGCCAGTTATATGCTTCGGAACATGGACCTGACCACCATGATGAAGTAAATGTAATTAATCCGGGAGGTAACTATGGCTGGCCAAAAATAGTGGGAGGTGAAAAGGCTGAAGGAATGCAGTTACCTATATACCAAACAGGTCAGAGCACATGGGCTCCTTCAGGTATTGCGGTGTTTAACGAAAAACTTTATATCGCATCATTGAGAGGAACAGCAATGCGTACGCTCTCTCTTAATGGCCAAAATCCCGCCGTGGCTGCAGATGGATATGGAAGAATTCGAGATGTGGAAAAGGTCGGGGGATCACTTTATTTTATAACCAATAATACGGACGGCCGTGGGAATCCTGATGAGGAAGATGATCGGCTGTTGCGACTTGTTCCTTAA
- a CDS encoding biotin transporter BioY yields the protein MQKSRSTAYEITIGALFVALMVIGSNITAFAPFLSIMNVPLTLQTFVAILAGIILGSRLGFFSMFVYTVLGLIGAPVFAGFKGGMGTLFMPTFGFILSFMLLAFVVGKIVENRRSFSVYIIAAIVGLVINYVVGVNWMYMALRLWVGEGSGIGYAIAWTSMSPFLVKDFALTILAVFFAYRLEKGILQRTPLRRAA from the coding sequence TTGCAGAAATCACGTTCGACAGCTTATGAAATAACTATCGGTGCTCTCTTTGTGGCGCTGATGGTAATTGGCTCCAATATAACTGCGTTTGCGCCCTTTTTGTCTATTATGAACGTACCACTCACATTACAAACCTTTGTCGCAATTTTGGCTGGTATCATATTAGGAAGCCGGTTAGGTTTCTTTTCCATGTTTGTATATACAGTACTCGGTCTTATAGGTGCACCTGTTTTTGCGGGATTTAAAGGTGGTATGGGCACATTGTTCATGCCTACATTTGGGTTTATCCTGTCTTTTATGCTGTTAGCATTTGTGGTGGGGAAAATAGTTGAGAACCGTAGGAGTTTTTCCGTCTACATAATTGCAGCCATTGTAGGTTTGGTCATTAATTATGTAGTGGGAGTAAACTGGATGTACATGGCCCTTCGTCTTTGGGTGGGGGAAGGTTCAGGAATTGGATATGCCATTGCTTGGACAAGCATGAGTCCATTCTTAGTCAAAGATTTTGCGTTAACAATATTAGCGGTTTTTTTTGCTTACCGTTTAGAGAAAGGTATACTTCAGCGTACTCCTCTGCGTCGAGCAGCTTAA
- a CDS encoding Eco57I restriction-modification methylase domain-containing protein: MLSYQRSMGQYETPLSTVEYMVKTMLQETGQTYKPPRILDPSTGDGVFVRALVEAGVPPSLINAYDIDPNISLEVPKVQFTHQDFLKSNPTHAFDAIIGNPPYKSIRQNAYFKNNKQDLEEQFLEIGVHNMYTLFIYKGLQLLKVGGVLCMIVHDSFLTNVHYTKFRQYLIDHTEIIEIILAPRKLFHAGRADVRTAIITIRKSTPKPEHMMKLVDRLATEEYTSPPAEKVQYLQQSNFSLMPGFNFAINVPQEILSLFIRPEFTLADKVQGGTGISTGNDKQFLFKPWEVNVDLEEWIPFYKNGGIRDSWYYEPKYYIHKNWRKYSRSIPKFTVRNQQYFFREGITCSSMGIDFQASYLPKGSLFGVNTNLFTDNEEDLYYLLGLLNSNLTTYMLRKVLNRTNMITSGYVKKLPYTEPDPLLKSSIIRQVKHIVSEKQKNLAYDSTIQQQEINDSIFDVYHISRANRTHVNHFCERLIELL; the protein is encoded by the coding sequence ATGCTATCCTACCAGCGCTCCATGGGGCAATATGAAACACCCTTATCCACTGTTGAATACATGGTCAAGACTATGCTTCAGGAAACCGGACAAACATATAAGCCACCCCGTATATTAGATCCTTCTACTGGCGATGGTGTTTTTGTCAGAGCGCTGGTGGAGGCAGGAGTCCCGCCTTCTCTTATTAATGCTTATGATATTGACCCTAACATTTCCCTTGAAGTGCCTAAAGTCCAGTTTACCCATCAGGACTTCCTAAAATCAAATCCAACGCATGCTTTCGATGCGATTATAGGAAATCCACCCTATAAATCAATTCGTCAAAACGCTTATTTTAAAAATAATAAACAAGATCTAGAAGAACAATTTCTAGAGATCGGTGTACATAATATGTACACGCTATTTATCTATAAAGGACTCCAACTATTGAAAGTAGGCGGAGTTTTATGCATGATTGTTCATGATTCATTTTTAACGAATGTGCATTATACCAAGTTTCGTCAATATTTAATCGACCATACGGAAATAATTGAAATCATACTCGCCCCGAGGAAGCTGTTTCATGCAGGCCGAGCGGATGTTCGAACAGCTATAATTACAATTAGAAAAAGCACTCCTAAGCCTGAACATATGATGAAATTAGTAGATCGTCTGGCAACAGAAGAATACACCTCCCCGCCCGCGGAGAAGGTTCAATATTTACAGCAATCCAATTTTAGTCTGATGCCTGGTTTCAATTTTGCTATAAACGTCCCTCAGGAAATTCTCTCCCTATTTATAAGACCAGAGTTCACCTTGGCCGATAAAGTACAAGGAGGCACAGGGATTTCAACTGGAAATGATAAACAGTTTTTATTTAAGCCTTGGGAAGTCAATGTCGATCTTGAGGAATGGATCCCTTTTTATAAAAACGGAGGGATTCGTGATAGTTGGTATTATGAACCGAAGTACTATATTCACAAGAATTGGAGAAAGTACAGTCGATCAATTCCCAAATTTACGGTTCGCAACCAGCAATACTTTTTCCGCGAAGGGATTACTTGCTCTTCTATGGGAATTGATTTTCAAGCCTCCTACCTGCCAAAAGGCAGTCTGTTTGGGGTGAATACAAATCTCTTTACTGACAATGAAGAAGACCTTTATTACCTTCTCGGTCTACTGAATAGCAATTTGACAACCTATATGCTCCGTAAAGTGTTGAATCGCACAAATATGATTACATCTGGGTATGTTAAAAAGCTACCTTATACTGAACCAGATCCTCTCTTAAAAAGCAGCATCATCCGGCAAGTAAAACACATCGTATCAGAAAAGCAGAAAAACTTAGCCTATGATTCCACGATTCAGCAGCAAGAAATAAATGACAGTATTTTTGATGTTTATCACATTTCGCGCGCCAATAGGACTCATGTCAATCACTTCTGTGAACGACTTATAGAATTGTTATAA
- a CDS encoding L-lactate MFS transporter gives MEGRKPKNRWLIALSAVGIHISIGSVYAWSNFTSPLRNEFGWNSQQVQLTFSLAILFLGLSAAFLGWFVEKYGPRAAGITAAVFFGVGVFGSGLAVNLGSLWALYFFYGVLGGIGLGVGYIAPVSTLVKWFPDRRGLATGMAIMGFGFAAAISSPIMDWLIGSVGIAATFYILGASYFVIMILSSLYLSKPPKGWEPKGYDDQKENTGRKKDLANLRAKESLKTKRFYYLWIMLFINVTCGIAVISAAKPLAENSVGLSTSAAATLVGVMGLFNGLGRIGWASASDYIGRSNTYVAFFIIQIVLFVVLSYTSSVALFVILIGIIYTCYGGGFSTIPAFIGDLFGTKELGAIHGYILTAWAAAGLVGPQFAAYMNDTTGSYESSLIFFAGLFVVALIVSILTKGDIRKKRKSLKAA, from the coding sequence ATGGAAGGAAGAAAACCGAAAAATCGTTGGCTGATAGCATTAAGTGCAGTTGGGATACATATATCCATAGGGTCTGTGTATGCTTGGAGCAATTTTACATCACCCCTGAGAAATGAATTTGGCTGGAACTCTCAGCAAGTACAATTAACATTCAGCTTGGCTATCTTGTTTCTAGGCTTGTCTGCAGCATTTTTGGGATGGTTTGTTGAAAAGTATGGCCCAAGGGCTGCGGGGATCACGGCCGCTGTTTTCTTTGGGGTTGGTGTATTTGGTTCGGGGCTTGCTGTTAACCTAGGCTCGTTATGGGCACTTTACTTCTTTTATGGAGTTTTGGGAGGAATTGGTCTTGGAGTAGGTTACATTGCCCCAGTATCTACGCTCGTTAAATGGTTTCCTGACAGACGCGGTCTTGCAACAGGGATGGCGATCATGGGATTTGGCTTCGCGGCGGCAATTTCCAGTCCAATTATGGATTGGTTAATTGGCTCGGTTGGTATTGCAGCTACTTTTTATATCCTGGGGGCCAGTTATTTTGTAATTATGATTCTATCTTCTTTGTATTTATCAAAGCCTCCTAAAGGATGGGAACCTAAGGGGTATGATGACCAGAAAGAAAATACAGGAAGGAAAAAAGATTTAGCCAATCTTCGGGCGAAAGAATCACTGAAAACGAAACGTTTTTATTATCTTTGGATCATGTTGTTTATAAACGTAACGTGTGGCATTGCTGTTATCTCTGCTGCCAAACCATTAGCAGAAAACAGTGTTGGCCTAAGTACCAGTGCTGCAGCGACCCTGGTTGGGGTGATGGGACTATTTAATGGATTAGGTCGAATCGGATGGGCAAGTGCGTCTGATTATATTGGAAGATCCAACACCTATGTTGCATTTTTTATTATTCAGATCGTTCTGTTTGTTGTCCTTTCCTATACAAGTTCTGTTGCTTTATTTGTCATTTTAATTGGTATTATCTACACATGTTATGGTGGAGGTTTTTCAACTATTCCAGCCTTTATTGGGGATTTGTTTGGTACTAAAGAGTTGGGTGCGATTCATGGGTATATTCTGACAGCTTGGGCGGCAGCGGGACTTGTCGGGCCGCAATTTGCAGCCTATATGAATGATACAACGGGCAGCTATGAAAGTAGTTTAATCTTCTTTGCCGGACTCTTCGTGGTGGCATTAATTGTGTCCATATTGACTAAAGGGGATATTAGGAAGAAAAGAAAAAGCCTGAAAGCTGCGTAG
- a CDS encoding VOC family protein, whose product MFHHVGIEVFDVKQAERFYVSILGFSVVRRLEWADERIVFLTKAECTIELVQPKDRRPQGVHFAIEVQDLTAKIQEIKNRGLSIYEGPYSVAGLEVVYYQGPNKEIIEFVQRL is encoded by the coding sequence ATGTTTCACCATGTCGGGATAGAGGTGTTCGATGTAAAGCAGGCGGAAAGGTTTTATGTTAGTATATTGGGATTTTCGGTTGTAAGGAGGCTTGAATGGGCAGACGAACGTATTGTTTTTTTGACAAAGGCAGAATGTACGATTGAATTAGTCCAGCCTAAAGATCGGAGGCCCCAAGGTGTACATTTTGCGATAGAAGTACAGGACTTGACTGCTAAAATTCAGGAAATAAAGAACAGGGGTTTGTCTATCTACGAGGGCCCATACAGTGTGGCAGGACTAGAAGTGGTCTATTACCAGGGTCCCAACAAAGAAATTATTGAGTTTGTACAACGATTATAA
- a CDS encoding S-adenosylmethionine:tRNA ribosyltransferase-isomerase, which translates to MSDLLTAFEIPEHLHASSPIERRGLDRDQVRMMLLDPVSGRRAHTNFRNIVDTFQAGDVLVLNQSRTIPSSLQASGTNGEVEVRLARKIDDHRFEVLLVGKQYKEGEKLYFQDGLFAVVEKGGSEYPLQVLKFKLSGMSLIEYIYDHGSPIYYEYVEDPWPLNDYQNVYSSTPGSIEMASAGRAFTWGTITELEQKGVKICYITLHTSLSYYENDRWPSPSSHPEPYTIPQETVTVINKAKQEGRQVAAVGTTVVRALESAFKNGQLTKQDSVLTYLYINQEHSLKVVDALLTGFHEPEASHLDLLTAFVKHEILIEAYHEAIEQQYLWHEFGDMNLIIPGRL; encoded by the coding sequence ATGAGTGATCTGTTAACTGCTTTTGAAATTCCTGAACATCTTCATGCATCATCTCCTATAGAACGAAGAGGGCTGGATCGTGATCAGGTTAGAATGATGCTCCTCGACCCTGTTTCCGGAAGGAGGGCCCATACAAACTTTCGTAACATCGTCGATACTTTTCAAGCAGGAGATGTACTTGTCCTCAACCAGTCAAGAACGATTCCTTCGAGTTTGCAAGCTAGTGGGACGAATGGGGAAGTTGAAGTCCGATTAGCTAGAAAAATTGATGACCATAGATTCGAAGTATTATTGGTGGGAAAGCAATACAAAGAAGGAGAGAAGCTTTATTTCCAGGATGGCCTCTTTGCCGTAGTTGAAAAGGGCGGAAGTGAGTATCCTTTGCAAGTACTGAAGTTCAAGCTCAGCGGCATGTCGCTAATAGAGTATATTTATGACCATGGCAGCCCGATTTACTATGAATATGTGGAGGATCCCTGGCCGCTGAACGACTATCAAAACGTCTACAGTTCCACACCGGGTTCTATTGAGATGGCTTCAGCCGGACGCGCATTTACCTGGGGAACCATCACGGAGCTGGAACAAAAAGGAGTGAAAATATGCTATATAACACTTCATACTTCTTTGAGCTATTACGAGAATGATAGATGGCCTTCTCCGTCGAGTCATCCTGAACCTTATACGATCCCACAGGAAACAGTAACAGTTATCAATAAAGCCAAGCAAGAAGGACGCCAAGTAGCAGCTGTAGGCACAACAGTTGTACGTGCGCTGGAATCAGCTTTTAAGAATGGTCAGTTAACTAAGCAGGATTCTGTCCTAACCTATTTGTATATTAATCAGGAACATTCATTAAAAGTAGTGGATGCCCTACTAACTGGCTTTCATGAACCGGAAGCAAGTCATTTAGACTTGCTCACGGCCTTCGTTAAACATGAGATATTAATAGAGGCATATCATGAAGCCATTGAGCAACAATATTTGTGGCATGAATTTGGAGACATGAATCTAATTATCCCGGGCCGCCTGTAA
- a CDS encoding SDR family NAD(P)-dependent oxidoreductase, whose product MSKTIMITGGSKGLGRALALGFAKQRHRIAVCARGERELKAVQKEIEAIGAEVIALQADVSRIHEIEKFVSVVEDKFGSVDVLINNASVFGPGPKQLLDYDHEQFLQVLKVNCMNPFLVTKRVLPGMIANRSGSIINLTSEAGHTGFAEWGAYGVSKFAVEGLTQTWADEVADYSIRINMVDPGEMDTDMHDRAVPDCDYQLAKPEERLDVFFYLASDESRNRNGERFEADGFLREAPLNE is encoded by the coding sequence ATGAGTAAAACTATTATGATTACGGGTGGATCAAAGGGACTTGGAAGAGCATTAGCTCTGGGTTTTGCCAAACAAAGGCATCGTATCGCTGTCTGTGCAAGAGGTGAGCGCGAATTGAAAGCTGTACAGAAGGAGATTGAAGCGATAGGCGCAGAAGTGATTGCTCTTCAAGCTGACGTTTCGAGGATTCATGAAATCGAAAAGTTTGTTTCTGTAGTAGAGGATAAATTCGGAAGTGTGGATGTTTTAATTAATAATGCTTCCGTATTTGGCCCAGGACCGAAGCAGCTTCTTGATTATGATCATGAACAGTTTCTTCAGGTATTAAAAGTCAATTGCATGAATCCATTTCTCGTGACAAAAAGAGTGCTGCCAGGAATGATTGCAAACCGATCGGGATCGATTATTAACTTAACTTCAGAAGCGGGGCATACTGGTTTTGCCGAGTGGGGCGCTTACGGGGTTTCAAAGTTTGCTGTGGAAGGATTGACACAGACGTGGGCGGACGAAGTTGCTGACTACAGTATTAGAATTAATATGGTAGATCCGGGCGAAATGGATACCGACATGCATGACCGGGCCGTTCCAGATTGTGATTATCAGTTAGCGAAGCCGGAAGAGAGACTGGACGTCTTCTTTTATTTAGCTTCTGATGAGTCAAGAAACCGTAACGGGGAACGCTTTGAAGCTGATGGCTTCTTAAGGGAGGCGCCGTTAAATGAGTGA
- a CDS encoding ATP-dependent DNA helicase → MDQEISISVRALVEYVYREGSIDNRFRSNTALQEGTAIHKAVQKEYNEGEEKEVPLEYVYSHEEVKLHIHGRCDGVLTTKSGPKIDEIKSTALELEELTEDSFPVYWAQAKGYGFIYAEQEGLDAIDVQLTYVQKQTKEKKRFVHRYTMEDLISFMQQTVEEYMSYARILLHIRQQKEQTIPDLTFPFSSYRSGQRQLAGSVYRTVQEQRTLFAQAPTGIGKTISTLFPAIKAMEQGQSERIFYLTAKTVTRSTAEEALRLMEETGLMLRSVTLTAKDKICFQEETICQPDYCEFADGYYDRINEAIVDVLMNETQIARSVIEEYARKHRVCPFEFSLDLTDVVDVVVGDYNYIFDPRVSLKRLMPEQKKKTTLLIDEAHNLVERAREMYSAEIKRGSYEEVNKWYGGANDELAEAAASVMKDMSAVNDRESAMEYKLEDVPGQLEENLERFINKAERQLRDQNEEEERDELLLNCYFATQNFLKMLAIVDEHYVYIGSNFNQDVSMKLYCIDPSNVLHQAAKAFRSNVFFSATLSPFGYYKDMLGGQDDDYILRLPSPYDPGQIDVSLVSLSTRFKNRQQTANRLAELLHKQVKSQPGNHLFFFPSYQYMQLVYEHFQSYDLDAVSQEQGMTEERRDDFLAQFVEGGHLAGFAVLGGVFSEGVDLRGDRLNGVAVIGIGLAPRNFERELIKSYFSNRGRNGYDYAYVFPGMNKVLQAGGRLIRSEEDYGVIQLIDDRFLTNKYVNLLPEEWKNYKTIH, encoded by the coding sequence GTGGATCAAGAGATAAGTATTTCGGTGCGGGCGTTAGTTGAATACGTTTATCGTGAAGGCAGTATCGATAATCGATTTCGATCCAATACGGCGCTTCAAGAAGGAACAGCTATTCATAAAGCTGTTCAAAAGGAGTACAATGAAGGGGAAGAGAAGGAAGTGCCTCTTGAATACGTGTACTCTCATGAGGAGGTCAAGCTGCATATTCATGGTAGATGTGACGGGGTTCTTACCACAAAAAGCGGCCCGAAAATCGATGAAATCAAATCAACTGCTCTTGAGCTTGAAGAACTCACTGAAGATAGCTTTCCGGTCTATTGGGCTCAAGCTAAAGGATATGGTTTCATATATGCAGAGCAAGAGGGATTGGACGCAATAGATGTTCAACTAACCTATGTTCAGAAGCAAACGAAGGAAAAGAAACGCTTTGTTCACAGATACACAATGGAAGATCTGATATCCTTTATGCAGCAAACCGTTGAAGAATATATGTCTTATGCTCGAATTCTTTTGCACATTCGGCAACAAAAAGAGCAAACAATCCCTGATCTGACTTTTCCATTCTCTAGCTATCGATCAGGACAGCGTCAGCTCGCAGGAAGTGTATATCGTACAGTACAGGAACAACGCACCTTATTTGCTCAGGCGCCAACGGGTATCGGTAAAACGATCTCCACTTTATTTCCAGCGATTAAGGCCATGGAACAAGGACAGTCTGAACGGATATTTTATTTAACAGCAAAAACAGTCACTCGTTCGACAGCAGAGGAAGCGCTTCGTTTGATGGAAGAAACCGGCTTAATGTTACGTTCTGTAACGCTGACAGCTAAGGACAAAATTTGCTTTCAAGAAGAAACGATTTGCCAGCCGGATTACTGTGAGTTTGCAGATGGCTACTATGATCGAATTAATGAGGCGATCGTTGACGTCCTAATGAATGAAACGCAAATCGCGCGTAGCGTTATTGAAGAATATGCAAGAAAACATCGTGTATGTCCATTTGAGTTTTCGCTGGATCTAACGGATGTCGTCGATGTGGTGGTAGGGGATTACAATTATATCTTCGACCCGCGAGTATCGTTAAAAAGGCTTATGCCTGAGCAAAAGAAGAAAACAACATTGCTCATTGATGAAGCACATAACCTGGTAGAGCGTGCCCGTGAAATGTACTCGGCTGAAATTAAACGCGGTTCATATGAAGAAGTTAACAAATGGTATGGGGGAGCAAATGATGAATTAGCTGAAGCAGCCGCAAGTGTTATGAAAGATATGAGCGCTGTGAATGACAGGGAGTCAGCAATGGAATACAAACTTGAGGATGTACCTGGCCAGTTAGAAGAGAATCTGGAAAGGTTTATCAATAAAGCTGAACGTCAGCTTCGTGACCAAAATGAGGAGGAGGAAAGAGATGAACTGTTGCTGAATTGTTATTTTGCAACACAAAACTTTCTGAAAATGCTGGCCATAGTTGATGAACATTATGTTTATATTGGCAGCAACTTTAACCAAGATGTAAGCATGAAGCTTTATTGCATCGACCCTTCTAACGTATTGCACCAGGCTGCGAAGGCATTTCGCTCCAATGTCTTTTTCTCTGCTACTTTATCACCGTTCGGGTATTACAAGGATATGCTTGGCGGGCAGGATGATGACTATATCCTCAGACTTCCTTCCCCATATGATCCGGGTCAAATTGACGTAAGCTTAGTGTCACTCTCAACAAGGTTTAAAAATAGACAACAGACCGCGAATCGTTTAGCTGAACTTTTGCATAAACAGGTAAAAAGTCAACCTGGAAATCATCTATTCTTCTTTCCCTCCTATCAGTATATGCAGTTAGTCTATGAACATTTTCAATCGTATGATCTAGATGCTGTTTCACAGGAACAAGGAATGACCGAGGAACGCAGAGATGATTTCCTTGCTCAGTTTGTTGAGGGCGGACACTTAGCGGGTTTCGCTGTACTTGGCGGGGTCTTTTCTGAAGGTGTTGATTTAAGAGGGGACCGTCTAAACGGAGTGGCCGTCATTGGGATCGGGTTAGCTCCCCGTAATTTCGAACGTGAATTAATAAAGTCTTATTTTTCAAATCGTGGGCGTAATGGATATGACTACGCCTACGTATTCCCTGGAATGAATAAGGTATTACAAGCTGGCGGACGGCTCATTCGTTCAGAAGAAGACTACGGTGTTATCCAACTAATTGATGATCGTTTTTTAACAAACAAATACGTCAATCTTCTACCGGAAGAGTGGAAAAACTACAAAACAATCCATTAA